A window from Pichia kudriavzevii chromosome 5, complete sequence encodes these proteins:
- a CDS encoding uncharacterized protein (PKUD0E04000; similar to Saccharomyces cerevisiae YJL066C (MPM1); ancestral locus Anc_1.310), whose translation MGIFDPSRNDQDKNKDVQINSVSLFDDKLGLDAIGDWHNQIQRTLSKTNDITLDALGTLKGLTNGVGSILGAFDDTITGSLLTPRISHKPNEIVTKGIPPPEVYDECKKAEGLGVWDQYGLWHCLFPRSSIPYDYHTGRRSDDIIIDDSSLVSREDIENDVDHKYGTFFKNMEDMLGWQSSMKRAIQEQKRRQWADWEKKEKSKWGFLTGFTNGDDSSEDDEGKTVVGRESETRVVTLPNGDLERTTVMRRRYSDGTSKVREFSEIIGPDGEVKK comes from the coding sequence ATGGGAATTTTCGATCCAAGTAGAAACGACCAAGACAAGAACAAGGATGTTCAAATCAACTCTGTAAGTTTGTTTGACGACAAGTTGGGCTTGGACGCAATCGGAGATTGGCATaatcaaatacaaagaacactttcaaagacaaaCGATATTACGTTAGATGCTTTGGGTACCCTAAAGGGGTTGACCAATGGTGTGGGCTCCATTCTTGGCGCCTTTGACGACACAATCACTGGAAGTCTCCTTACTCCTAGAATTAGCCACAAGCCTAATGAAATTGTCACAAAGGGTATTCCGCCACCTGAAGTATATGATGAGTGTAAGAAGGCAGAGGGTCTTGGAGTTTGGGACCAGTATGGATTATGGCATTGTTTATTTCCTAGAAGTTCTATTCCCTACGATTATCACACAGGTAGAAGAAGCGATGATATCATCATCGACGATTCCAGCTTAGTTTCACGTGAAGATATCGAAAACGATGTTGATCACAAGTATGGCACTTTTTTCAAGAACATGGAAGACATGTTGGGTTGGCAATCCAGCATGAAGCGTGCCATCCAAGAACAAAAACGTAGACAGTGGGCCGATtgggaaaagaaagaaaaatccaagTGGGGATTTTTGACAGGTTTCACAAACGGTGATGATTCAAGTGAGGACGATGAAGGGAAGACTGTGGTTGGTAGAGAATCTGAAACTAGAGTTGTTACGCTGCCAAATGGCGATTTAGAAAGAACTACGGTAATGCGTAGACGGTATTCTGATGGTACTTCCAAGGTGAGAGAATTTTCCGAAATTATTGGCCCTGATGGTGAAGTTAAAAAGtga
- a CDS encoding uncharacterized protein (PKUD0E04010; similar to Saccharomyces cerevisiae YBR217W (ATG12); ancestral locus Anc_6.113): MLIRLKAIGAIAQIHPSVEEFPDTAEFAAVHLHILRKLNLPDNQPLWCYVGNAFVPPMDTKLAVLDGMSSSKDILTVTYSQVEAFG, from the coding sequence ATGCTAATACGCCTGAAGGCAATAGGAGCAATTGCACAGATCCATCCAAGTGTGGAGGAGTTTCCAGATACTGCTGAATTTGCAGCCGTACATTTACACATCTTACGAAAATTGAATTTACCTGACAATCAGCCACTATGGTGTTATGTTGGTAACGCATTTGTACCACCAATGGATACTAAACTGGCTGTATTGGATGGTATGTCTTCAAGCAAAGACATTTTAACAGTTACATACTCTCAGGTTGAGGCGTTTGGCTGA
- a CDS encoding uncharacterized protein (PKUD0E04020; similar to Saccharomyces cerevisiae YOR046C (DBP5); ancestral locus Anc_5.643) produces MSDIKKQDAADLMASLNLAESKAKEEKTVPKVDEATDVKKVETNENSTKEVKDADPKEPLPEGNLVKSTYEVKVKLADLQADPNSPLYSVKSFEELGLKPELLKGLYAMKFSKPSKIQEKALPLLLSNPARNMIGQSQSGTGKTAAFALTMLSRVDEGNPNVQAICLSPARELARQTLDVVQEMGKFTNIKTQLLVPGSLERDSKIDGHILVATPGFLLDMIRKKRVSVGSVKVFVLDEADNMLDQQGLGDQCSRIKKFLPKTTQLVLFSATFPDEVRRYAEKFVPNANSLELKHEELNVDAITQLYMDCADENEKFKNLCEFYGLMTIASSIIFVQRKDTADKLYMRMKQEGHAVSVLHGSLESSERDRLIDDFREGRSKVLITTNVLARGIDIPSVTMVVNYDMPFDKNDRPDPSTYLHRIGRTGRFGRRGVSISFIDSKKSYECLQSISKYFGGIEMKKLPNDDWDEIEEIVKKAFK; encoded by the coding sequence ATGTCCGATATCAAAAAGCAAGATGCTGCAGACCTTATGGCCTCGCTAAATTTAGCAGAGTCCAAGGCTAAAGAGGAGAAGACTGTTCcaaaagttgatgaagcGACGGATGTCAAGAAGGTGGAAACTAATGAGAACTCGACCAAGGAGGTCAAGGATGCAGATCCAAAGGAACCTTTACCAGAGGGGAACCTGGTTAAATCCACCTATGAAGTCAAGGTGAAATTGGCGGATCTTCAAGCAGATCCAAACTCTCCACTCTATAGTGTCAAATCGTTTGAAGAGCTTGGTTTGAAGCCAGAACTACTTAAAGGTTTATATGCCATGAAGTTTTCTAAACCTTCCAAGATTCAAGAAAAGGCATTACCATTGCTATTATCCAATCCTGCCAGAAACATGATTGGACAATCGCAGTCGGGTACTGGTAAAACAGCAGCTTTTGCATTGACAATGTTATCGAGAGTTGATGAAGGCAATCCAAACGTTCAAGCTATTTGTTTGTCACCAGCTAGAGAATTAGCAAGACAAACATTAGATGTCGTTCAAGAAATGGGTAAATTCACAAACATCAAAACACAGCTATTAGTTCCAGGGTCTCTAGAGAGAGATTCAAAGATTGACGGACACATTCTTGTGGCAACACCGGGTTTCTTATTGGATATGattagaaagaaaagagtttCTGTTGGAAGTGTTAAAGTATTTGTTTTGGATGAAGCAGATAACATGTTAGATCAGCAAGGTTTAGGTGACCAGTGTTCAAGAATCAAGAAATTTTTGCCAAAGACCACACAATTAGTGTTGTTTTCTGCAACTTTCCCAGATGAAGTCAGAAGATATGCTGAGAAGTTTGTTCCAAATGCTAACTCTTTGGAGTTGAAACATGAGGAACTAAACGTTGATGCTATTACCCAATTGTACATGGACTGTGCggatgaaaatgaaaagttcaagaatTTATGTGAGTTTTACGGTTTGATGACAATTGCATCCTCTATCATTTTTGTCCAACGTAAAGATACAGCTGATAAACTATACATGAGAATGAAACAAGAAGGCCATGCAGTCTCTGTTCTACATGGATCGCTAGAGTCGTCAGAAAGAGATAGAttaattgatgattttagAGAGGGCCGTTCAAAAGTTTTAATCACCACCAATGTTCTTGCCAGAGGTATTGATATACCCTCCGTTACGATGGTTGTCAATTACGACATGCCATTTGATAAGAATGATAGGCCTGATCCATCTACCTATTTGCACAGAATTGGTAGAACCGGTAGATTCGGTAGAAGAGGTGTTTCTATCTCATTTATCGACAGCAAGAAATCGTATGAGTGCCTCCAATcgatttccaaatattttggtggtattgaaatgaagaaattgccAAACGACGATTGGGAtgaaattgaggaaatagTCAAGAAGGCCTTCAAATAG
- a CDS encoding uncharacterized protein (PKUD0E04030; Pfam Domains: SNARE(1.9e-09)) has protein sequence MNSENPFEVPENPFSDPYVPVGSGNNASFMSECQRIKREIETYKSNTERLRHLQHQQMTSVSESEKQQILQSIDSLTMSMKSSQLDIKQSIEDLKLQVDRSDPDMVNQLNNLNRLFRSGLKDMIMEEDHFREAVTHQAVEQYQIINPQASYNEAQQFVLQNGPDDVFATSLEMQNKTAEARQVYENVKYRHDELVKIQEMAASLNQMFNDLQDIVLEQDEILNSANYQVNSAQQELEKGDANVVKAVNLSKRNRKCKWIILVLCIILAAIIAGVVAGVVKHFQNK, from the coding sequence ATGAACTCGGAAAACCCGTTTGAAGTCCCGGAAAACCCATTTTCCGATCCCTATGTTCCCGTTGGTTCGGGGAACAATGCGTCCTTTATGTCTGAATGTCAACGAATCAAGAGAGAAATCGAAACTTACAAGTCCAATACCGAAAGACTCAGACACCTCCAGCACCAACAGATGACCTCGGTGTCCGAGTCCGAGAAACAGCAGATTTTGCAATCCATTGATAGCTTGACAATGTCAATGAAGTCATCCCAATTAGATATTAAACAGTCGATTGAAGACTTGAAACTACAGGTTGATAGGTCGGATCCAGATATGGTCAAccaattgaacaatttgaaCAGGCTATTCAGAAGCGGATTGAAAGATATGATCATGGAGGAAGACCATTTCAGAGAGGCAGTCACCCATCAAGCCGTtgaacaatatcaaataaTCAATCCTCAAGCCTCGTACAATGAGGCCCAACAGTTTGTTCTCCAGAATGGTCCCGACGATGTGTTTGCCACTTCGTTGGAAAtgcaaaacaaaacagcAGAAGCAAGACAAGTCTATGAGAACGTCAAGTATAGACATGACGAACTAGTGAAGATTCAAGAAATGGCTGCTTCCTTGAACCAAATGTTCAACGATTTACAGGATATCGTACTAGAACAAGACGAAATCCTCAATTCCGCCAACTACCAAGTTAACTCTGCCCAGCAAGAGCTGGAAAAAGGTGACGCTAATGTCGTGAAGGCAGTCAACCTGTCAAAGagaaatagaaaatgtAAATGGATCATTCTCGTCTTATGTATAATATTGGCTGCCATTATTGCAGGTGTCGTTGCAGGTGTTGTCAAGCATTTCCAGAACAAGTAA